One Deltaproteobacteria bacterium DNA segment encodes these proteins:
- a CDS encoding adenylosuccinate lyase translates to MAALWSAAGKIILEREFWIAVMRAQRELGLDIPAAAIAAYERVKGQVYLASIRARERVTRHDVKARIEEFCALAGHEHIHKGLTSRDLTENVEQLQIRRALELLRTKYAACLRRLSRRVQEFREVVLTGRSHNVAAQPTTVGRRLAMFGEEMLCALRQLEAVCARYPLRGLKGPVGTQLDQLTLFNGDPAKVAALEAAIVRHLGFTHVLGASGQVYPRSLDFEVVSALYQLGAGPSSFAKTWRLMSGAELASEGFKEGQVGSSAMPHKMNARSCERLNGLHVVLRGYVNMVMGLAGDQWNEGDVSCSVVRRVALPGAMLATDGLLETFLTILDELAIFPGVIAAERQRHLPFLATTTILMEAVRRGAGRESAHAAIQEHAQAAARALRAGSPVNDLLDRLAADARIGLSRVELNTLLAAENAFVGAAREQADTFVAAVETLSEQIPEAKTYVPREIL, encoded by the coding sequence ATGGCGGCGCTGTGGTCGGCAGCGGGCAAGATCATCCTCGAGCGTGAGTTCTGGATCGCCGTCATGCGCGCCCAGCGCGAGCTAGGCTTGGATATTCCGGCAGCGGCAATCGCGGCCTACGAGCGCGTCAAAGGCCAGGTGTATCTCGCCAGCATCCGCGCCCGCGAGCGCGTCACGCGCCACGACGTCAAAGCCCGCATCGAGGAGTTCTGTGCCCTGGCCGGGCACGAGCACATCCACAAGGGCCTGACCAGCCGCGACCTGACGGAGAACGTCGAGCAGTTACAGATCCGGCGCGCGCTGGAGCTGCTGCGCACCAAATATGCAGCCTGTCTGCGGCGGCTGTCTCGCCGAGTGCAGGAATTCCGCGAGGTCGTGCTTACCGGCCGCAGCCATAACGTCGCGGCGCAGCCGACGACCGTGGGCCGCCGGCTGGCGATGTTCGGCGAGGAGATGCTGTGCGCGTTGCGCCAGCTCGAGGCCGTGTGCGCGCGCTATCCCTTGCGCGGGCTGAAAGGACCAGTCGGAACCCAGCTCGATCAGCTCACGCTGTTCAACGGCGACCCGGCCAAAGTCGCCGCGCTCGAAGCCGCCATCGTCCGGCACCTTGGCTTTACGCATGTTCTCGGCGCTAGCGGTCAGGTGTATCCGCGCAGCCTCGACTTCGAGGTGGTCAGCGCGCTCTATCAGCTCGGCGCCGGTCCGAGCAGCTTCGCCAAGACCTGGCGCTTGATGAGCGGCGCGGAGTTGGCCTCGGAGGGATTCAAGGAAGGGCAAGTGGGCTCGTCGGCGATGCCGCACAAGATGAACGCGCGCAGCTGCGAGCGGCTCAACGGCTTGCACGTTGTTCTGCGTGGTTACGTGAACATGGTGATGGGGCTGGCGGGCGATCAGTGGAACGAGGGTGACGTCTCGTGCTCGGTGGTCCGCCGGGTGGCGTTGCCGGGCGCGATGCTGGCAACCGACGGACTGCTGGAGACGTTCCTGACGATACTCGACGAACTCGCGATCTTTCCCGGAGTCATAGCGGCCGAGCGCCAGCGCCACCTGCCGTTTCTCGCCACCACCACCATTCTGATGGAGGCCGTGCGCCGCGGCGCCGGTCGTGAGAGCGCACACGCGGCCATCCAGGAGCACGCCCAAGCCGCCGCTCGCGCACTGCGCGCGGGCTCTCCGGTCAACGATTTGCTCGACCGTTTAGCCGCCGATGCGCGCATCGGTCTGAGCCGGGTGGAGTTAAACACGCTACTCGCAGCCGAGAACGCCTTCGTCGGTGCCGCCCGCGAACAAGCCGACACCTTCGTCGCCGCGGTCGAGACACTGAGTGAGCAGATTCCTGAGGCCAAGACGTACGTACCGCGGGAGATCCTCTGA